The following proteins are encoded in a genomic region of Candidatus Glassbacteria bacterium:
- a CDS encoding cupin domain-containing protein: MKHTDYRDVPLEKFAGEGARGAGIRWIIGERDGAENFAMRMIEIEPGGHSPCHSHPGEHEIFVWRGKGELTMDGESYPLDPGKAAFVPDRIEHQFRNLGDDTLEFICVIPLNK, encoded by the coding sequence ATGAAACATACAGACTACCGCGACGTACCGCTGGAAAAGTTCGCCGGCGAGGGCGCCCGGGGCGCGGGTATCCGCTGGATAATAGGCGAGCGCGACGGGGCGGAGAATTTCGCCATGCGGATGATCGAGATCGAGCCCGGCGGCCACTCGCCGTGCCACAGCCATCCAGGAGAACACGAGATTTTTGTCTGGCGCGGCAAGGGAGAACTGACCATGGACGGCGAAAGTTATCCGCTGGATCCGGGCAAGGCGGCGTTCGTTCCCGACCGAATCGAGCACCAGTTCCGGAATCTCGGCGATGATACACTCGAATTTATCTGCGTGATACCGTTGAACAAATGA
- a CDS encoding PBP1A family penicillin-binding protein produces the protein MKTLYKLIKSLFYLGVITAVLGFCAGVAVAIIVGRDIPQLPDELEKLVLNTRTEFYSSTGKLIATMGEKNRVPLSRISPHFRHALLAAEDYDFYKHAGISKTGILRAIWTNIRAGRVEGGASTLTQQLSRNFFFSLAQTSSRKIKEILLAFQLEYMFEKDEILEAYCNNMYFGSGAYGIEAASRVYFAKHADQLTVAEAALMVAVLNGPSLYNPYAHPGRARNRQLWILGRMEALGLISGPERLAAEQEELRLKHYTEAEARSNYFLDYVKGTITRQFGEQFLYYGGLKIYTTIDQRMQSAAVAAMAGNLRQLDGLFGLPDYAARSDRAANGDYPQGALVAVESGTGAILAMVGGRNYQDSQFNRAESSNRLPGSAFKPFVYYTAMQETGLSPASTLVDSAVTYELPNGQTWSPNNFEMDFAGRITIKKALEKSRNVIAAQLITMAGPERVAETARRFGITSPIMPTPSLALGTSGVSPVEMAGAFSVLATGGVYYEPYAIKRIEDTRGNVLLDPIPRGREVANPQLVYQVVDMMQGVMDRGTGAVIRRMGFTRPAAGKTGTTSNYRDSWFVGFTPGISTACWVGFDDNREMRYDDNGYMRGLTGSRGAAPMWGMFMLKATEGAAGLDFSVPPGIDFLEVDAFSGLPPSPSTPPGELIRAALLPAQVDAVLQKAGRTGDNSPQPQFDPLDF, from the coding sequence TTGAAAACGCTGTACAAACTGATCAAATCCCTGTTTTACCTGGGCGTAATCACAGCCGTGCTGGGGTTCTGCGCCGGAGTGGCGGTGGCGATCATTGTCGGGCGCGATATCCCGCAGCTCCCCGATGAACTGGAAAAGCTGGTGCTCAACACCCGCACGGAATTTTACTCCAGCACCGGCAAGCTGATCGCGACCATGGGCGAAAAGAACCGGGTGCCGCTCTCCCGGATCAGTCCCCATTTCCGCCACGCTCTGCTGGCCGCCGAGGACTACGATTTCTACAAGCACGCCGGCATCAGCAAAACGGGTATCCTGCGGGCGATCTGGACCAACATCCGCGCCGGGCGCGTGGAGGGCGGGGCCAGCACGCTGACCCAGCAGCTTTCGCGCAATTTCTTCTTCAGTCTGGCCCAGACCAGTTCGCGCAAGATCAAGGAAATCCTGCTCGCTTTCCAGCTTGAATACATGTTCGAGAAAGACGAGATCCTGGAGGCCTACTGCAACAACATGTATTTCGGCAGCGGGGCCTACGGGATCGAGGCCGCCAGCCGGGTCTATTTCGCCAAGCACGCCGACCAGCTCACGGTTGCCGAGGCGGCGCTGATGGTGGCCGTGCTCAACGGACCCTCGCTCTACAACCCCTACGCCCACCCGGGGCGCGCCCGCAACCGTCAGCTGTGGATCCTGGGCAGGATGGAGGCCCTGGGCCTGATCAGCGGCCCCGAACGCCTGGCCGCCGAGCAGGAGGAGCTGCGGCTGAAACACTACACCGAGGCCGAGGCCCGCAGCAACTATTTCCTGGATTATGTCAAAGGTACGATAACCAGGCAGTTCGGCGAACAGTTTCTCTATTACGGCGGACTGAAAATCTACACCACTATCGACCAGCGCATGCAGAGCGCGGCGGTGGCGGCGATGGCCGGCAACCTGCGGCAGCTCGACGGCCTGTTCGGCCTGCCCGACTACGCAGCCCGCAGCGACCGGGCCGCCAACGGCGATTACCCCCAGGGCGCGCTGGTAGCGGTGGAAAGCGGCACCGGAGCGATTCTGGCGATGGTGGGCGGACGAAACTACCAGGACAGCCAGTTCAACCGGGCCGAAAGCTCCAACCGGCTGCCGGGCAGTGCGTTCAAACCGTTCGTCTATTACACCGCCATGCAGGAAACCGGCCTCAGTCCGGCATCGACCCTGGTGGATTCGGCGGTGACCTACGAGCTGCCCAACGGCCAGACCTGGAGCCCGAACAATTTCGAGATGGATTTCGCCGGACGGATTACGATCAAGAAGGCGCTGGAAAAAAGCCGCAACGTGATCGCCGCGCAGTTGATCACCATGGCCGGCCCCGAGCGCGTGGCCGAAACCGCCCGGCGCTTCGGGATCACCAGTCCGATCATGCCCACGCCGTCGCTGGCCCTGGGCACCAGCGGGGTGAGTCCGGTGGAGATGGCCGGGGCGTTCTCGGTGCTCGCCACCGGCGGAGTGTATTACGAGCCCTATGCGATCAAACGGATCGAGGACACCCGGGGCAACGTGCTGCTCGACCCGATCCCCCGCGGCCGCGAGGTGGCCAACCCCCAACTCGTCTACCAGGTGGTGGACATGATGCAGGGCGTGATGGACCGTGGCACGGGAGCGGTAATCCGCAGGATGGGGTTCACCCGCCCTGCCGCGGGCAAAACCGGCACCACCAGCAATTACCGCGACAGCTGGTTCGTGGGGTTTACCCCCGGGATCAGCACCGCCTGCTGGGTCGGGTTCGACGATAACCGGGAGATGCGTTACGACGACAACGGCTACATGCGCGGGCTGACCGGGTCGCGCGGGGCCGCTCCGATGTGGGGGATGTTCATGCTGAAGGCCACCGAGGGCGCCGCCGGCCTTGATTTCTCCGTACCGCCCGGGATCGACTTCCTGGAAGTGGACGCGTTTTCCGGCCTGCCGCCCTCGCCCTCCACGCCGCCCGGCGAATTGATCCGGGCGGCCCTGCTGCCGGCCCAGGTGGACGCGGTATTGCAGAAAGCGGGACGCACCGGGGACAACTCTCCCCAGCCCCAGTTCGATCCGCTCGATTTCTGA